The Streptomyces achromogenes genome window below encodes:
- a CDS encoding protein kinase domain-containing protein → MGRVYLARPGDESPGLVALKVIRPEYAEDPSFRRRFEREASVHARLRTPHTPRLCGTGFEDELLWMATEYLPGFDLAEAVQEDGTLETSAVWRLVGDLGRALAGLAVEGIVHRDLKPSNVLLSVRGAHVIDFGISKAADASAITGTGNRVGTPAYMSPEHLREGRSDTASDVFSLAGTLAYAVTGRAPFGDGTGVDVMHRVAFEEPHPEVIGEISAADPELGALLTACLAKEPAQRPTPQQLIAAAESHAVPSAVPSDWPEPLNAKMQARQRAYEKLLRLPVAGTPRLRSTGAPSALLAARKPESGPPVASPPAAESDPAAPPSGRSGPAQAPARNRRKPLLIAAAALSTCAVGAAAFLLTGQDPPATASPEAGVTRAVDGGSGHVSTASVSPSASAHARPDVDGAAVENRGGTTATAPGAGPSASPVGRPVNASAPGTAPESSPSATPSAADPSAVTDTAPWLSECTYYSGKARTRLGDTGRRVQQVQCMLSKRGYSEGSTDADGEFGSGTQAAVQSFQSERGLKANGVVRPDTWTALRTTE, encoded by the coding sequence ATGGGACGGGTCTACCTGGCCCGCCCCGGGGACGAGAGTCCCGGACTGGTCGCGCTGAAGGTGATCAGGCCTGAATACGCGGAGGATCCGAGCTTCCGGCGCCGGTTCGAACGGGAGGCGTCGGTGCACGCCCGGCTTCGGACGCCGCACACGCCACGGCTGTGCGGTACGGGATTCGAGGACGAACTGCTGTGGATGGCCACGGAGTACCTCCCCGGCTTCGACCTGGCGGAAGCCGTACAGGAGGACGGCACCCTGGAGACGTCCGCGGTCTGGCGTCTGGTGGGGGACCTGGGCCGGGCGCTCGCCGGGCTCGCCGTCGAGGGGATCGTGCACCGGGACCTGAAGCCGTCCAACGTGCTGCTGTCCGTCCGGGGCGCGCACGTGATCGACTTCGGCATTTCCAAGGCCGCCGACGCGAGTGCGATCACCGGTACGGGCAACCGCGTGGGCACACCGGCCTACATGTCCCCCGAGCACCTGAGGGAGGGCCGCTCCGACACGGCGTCGGACGTGTTCTCGCTCGCCGGGACGCTCGCCTACGCGGTGACGGGCCGGGCTCCGTTCGGCGACGGCACCGGCGTCGACGTGATGCACCGGGTGGCGTTCGAGGAACCCCACCCCGAGGTGATCGGTGAGATCTCCGCGGCGGACCCGGAGCTCGGCGCGCTGCTGACCGCGTGTCTGGCCAAGGAGCCCGCGCAGCGGCCCACGCCGCAGCAGCTGATCGCCGCGGCCGAGAGCCACGCCGTCCCGTCCGCCGTGCCGTCCGACTGGCCGGAGCCGCTGAACGCGAAGATGCAGGCCCGGCAGCGGGCGTACGAGAAGCTGCTCCGCCTGCCTGTCGCCGGCACGCCCCGGCTCCGGTCGACGGGCGCCCCGTCGGCGCTCCTCGCCGCACGCAAGCCTGAGTCCGGGCCGCCCGTCGCGTCACCGCCGGCGGCCGAGAGCGACCCGGCCGCGCCACCGTCGGGGCGGTCGGGACCGGCACAGGCCCCCGCCCGGAACCGGCGCAAGCCCCTGCTGATCGCCGCCGCGGCCCTCTCGACCTGCGCCGTGGGCGCGGCGGCCTTTCTGCTCACCGGCCAGGACCCTCCCGCCACCGCCTCTCCGGAAGCCGGGGTCACGAGGGCCGTCGACGGCGGATCCGGTCACGTCTCCACGGCGTCGGTCTCCCCGAGCGCGAGCGCTCACGCCCGCCCCGACGTCGACGGCGCAGCCGTCGAGAACCGCGGCGGCACGACCGCCACCGCCCCGGGCGCCGGGCCGTCGGCCTCCCCCGTCGGCCGTCCCGTCAACGCCTCCGCTCCCGGAACCGCACCGGAGAGTTCTCCCTCCGCCACCCCGTCCGCCGCCGACCCGTCCGCCGTGACCGACACGGCGCCCTGGCTCTCCGAGTGCACGTACTACTCGGGCAAGGCCCGCACCCGCCTCGGCGACACGGGCCGACGCGTCCAACAGGTTCAGTGCATGCTGTCCAAGCGCGGGTACAGCGAGGGAAGCACCGACGCGGACGGTGAGTTCGGGTCCGGTACGCAGGCCGCGGTCCAGAGCTTCCAGAGCGAGCGGGGGCTCAAGGCCAACGGCGTCGTGCGACCCGACACCTGGACCGCGCTGCGCACCACCGAGTGA
- a CDS encoding DUF3626 domain-containing protein, giving the protein MISEVSHTPQERALRHVATLASGPPMDPTLRVTLNFHPDRVFRDRLTVEALAEDGLYRSQFVTGTGNGGLTAHPGGDRWAWESRIFDGAYDAAPAHDRPVYGALNFRRKPAGGAPRFGSAHFRLTVQTATRTTFCYPDSFLEPSDFGVASRMRLIALALADRQDDLDDYIEAQVHGPVRLDRHVEALVLDACYRGTAVEAAAMRLGCPVEWHSGFRLQVEELRRRPGYRGQEYVDLGARIAVDGVLDPRILGDAARDGRHDPQAVKKVWHCLARFGAPVRTNDTGQSVQGSG; this is encoded by the coding sequence ATGATCTCCGAAGTCTCGCACACCCCTCAGGAGCGGGCTCTGCGTCATGTCGCCACGCTGGCGTCCGGCCCGCCGATGGACCCGACACTGCGAGTGACGCTGAACTTCCATCCCGACCGGGTCTTCCGCGACAGGCTGACGGTGGAGGCGCTGGCCGAGGACGGGCTGTACCGCTCGCAGTTCGTCACGGGGACCGGAAACGGCGGGCTGACCGCGCATCCCGGCGGCGACAGATGGGCCTGGGAGAGCCGGATCTTCGACGGAGCCTACGACGCGGCGCCCGCTCACGACAGGCCCGTCTACGGGGCGTTGAACTTCCGCCGGAAGCCGGCCGGCGGGGCTCCGCGATTCGGCTCCGCGCACTTCCGGCTGACGGTTCAGACGGCTACGCGCACCACGTTCTGCTATCCGGACAGCTTCCTCGAACCCTCGGACTTCGGTGTCGCCTCCCGTATGAGGCTGATCGCGCTCGCCCTGGCCGACCGTCAGGACGACCTCGACGACTACATCGAGGCCCAAGTGCACGGGCCGGTCCGGCTGGACCGTCATGTGGAGGCCCTGGTCCTGGACGCGTGCTACCGGGGCACGGCCGTCGAGGCCGCGGCGATGCGTCTCGGCTGTCCCGTCGAGTGGCACTCCGGATTCCGCCTCCAGGTCGAGGAACTGCGGCGGCGCCCCGGCTACCGCGGTCAGGAGTACGTCGACCTGGGCGCGCGGATCGCCGTCGACGGCGTGCTCGACCCTCGCATCCTGGGAGACGCGGCACGTGACGGCCGCCACGACCCGCAGGCGGTCAAGAAGGTGTGGCACTGCCTGGCCCGCTTCGGCGCTCCCGTGAGGACGAACGACACAGGCCAATCGGTGCAGGGAAGCGGATAG
- a CDS encoding DUF1775 domain-containing protein has product MPLSTRPPVRAGRRLVLAGALALTATLALAAPAAAHAEVEADKPQALAENVTLSFVSEAESGSAGFTNLRVVLPEGIAPADIALDEGPKGWKLTAAADGYTLAGPALRTGVDAEYKIKVRQLPDVKELVFKTVETYSDGEVSRWIELPTGGKEPEQPAPVLKLKAAAPGAKRVDASPTATPSPTPSAAAPAATAGTPDASPKADDMAGDEDDGMSTSALVAVIVLALLVLGGGAWWLAKRGSSGSSDPSGPSGPSGSSDSSGSSGSFGGS; this is encoded by the coding sequence GTGCCCCTCTCCACCCGTCCGCCGGTGCGTGCCGGCCGTCGTCTCGTCCTCGCCGGCGCCCTCGCGTTGACGGCCACCCTCGCCCTGGCCGCCCCGGCCGCCGCGCACGCGGAGGTCGAGGCCGACAAACCCCAGGCTCTGGCGGAGAACGTCACCCTGAGCTTCGTCTCCGAGGCCGAGTCCGGCTCAGCGGGCTTCACGAACCTGCGCGTCGTCCTGCCCGAGGGAATCGCCCCGGCCGACATCGCCCTCGACGAGGGCCCCAAGGGCTGGAAGCTGACCGCGGCCGCGGACGGTTACACCCTCGCCGGCCCGGCGCTGAGAACCGGTGTCGACGCCGAGTACAAGATCAAGGTCCGGCAGCTGCCGGACGTGAAGGAGCTCGTGTTCAAGACCGTCGAGACCTACAGCGACGGTGAGGTCTCCCGCTGGATCGAGCTGCCCACCGGCGGCAAGGAGCCCGAGCAGCCCGCGCCGGTCCTGAAGCTCAAGGCCGCGGCCCCGGGCGCCAAGCGGGTCGACGCGAGCCCGACGGCGACGCCGAGCCCGACGCCCAGCGCGGCCGCCCCCGCCGCCACGGCCGGCACGCCGGACGCCTCCCCGAAGGCCGACGACATGGCCGGCGACGAGGACGACGGCATGTCCACCAGCGCCCTCGTCGCCGTGATCGTGCTCGCCCTGCTCGTACTCGGCGGCGGAGCCTGGTGGCTGGCCAAGCGCGGCTCCTCCGGCTCCTCGGATCCCTCCGGCCCCTCCGGCCCGTCCGGCTCATCGGACTCCTCCGGTTCCTCCGGTTCCTTTGGCGGGAGCTGA
- a CDS encoding NPP1 family protein: MPRTSRTSRLVRTTSVAGSALALTVTLSGSASAGVLQNLPENATALQTYFEPVYDYDTDSCYPAAAIDPAGNLNGGLKPTGSITGQCRGGHLDHANTYSRAKCNNGWCGIIYASYFEKDEASPGIGHRHDWECMVVWVPEGANTPSYLSASRHGGFSTHPIADVPMSGQRVMAVYHKDGASTHAFRFAQWGETAENDTGAWHQENLLTWDNLAPNLRNTLNGSDWGDANLPLQDSKFNDTLNKAKPSGIPFAPYA, translated from the coding sequence ATGCCTCGAACCAGCAGGACCTCCCGGCTCGTCAGAACCACGTCCGTCGCGGGCAGCGCCCTCGCGCTCACCGTCACCCTGTCGGGCAGCGCCTCCGCAGGCGTGCTGCAGAACCTCCCCGAGAACGCCACCGCGCTCCAGACGTATTTCGAGCCCGTGTACGACTACGACACGGACTCGTGCTACCCGGCCGCCGCCATCGACCCGGCAGGCAACCTCAACGGCGGCCTGAAGCCGACCGGCTCCATCACGGGCCAGTGCCGCGGCGGTCACCTCGACCATGCCAACACCTACTCGCGGGCCAAGTGCAACAACGGCTGGTGCGGGATCATCTACGCCAGCTACTTCGAGAAGGACGAGGCGTCGCCCGGCATCGGCCACCGCCACGACTGGGAGTGCATGGTCGTCTGGGTCCCCGAGGGCGCGAACACACCGTCGTACCTGTCCGCCTCCCGGCACGGCGGGTTCAGCACCCATCCCATCGCCGACGTCCCGATGAGCGGTCAGCGCGTCATGGCCGTCTACCACAAGGACGGCGCCAGCACCCACGCCTTCCGCTTCGCCCAGTGGGGCGAGACGGCCGAGAACGACACCGGCGCCTGGCACCAGGAGAACCTGCTCACCTGGGACAACCTGGCGCCCAACCTGCGCAACACCCTGAACGGCTCCGACTGGGGGGACGCCAACCTCCCCCTCCAGGACTCCAAGTTCAACGACACGCTCAACAAGGCCAAGCCGTCCGGGATCCCCTTCGCCCCGTACGCCTGA
- a CDS encoding phosphatase domain-containing protein produces MPVVHVMTGLPASGKTTAARRMQAESEGRMRRVNLDDLRTMLDVPAPERGRSHAHEQTVLEIQDAAVRAAVDGGFDVVVDNTHMTPHIPKRLKAAVAGQATFVVHDFTDVPVEECIRRDAERERVVGEEIIRLLAHKHGVAKRGGWRLTAEWLNDEPSVEPYIADPALPSAVMCDIDGTLALRGARGPFDFTRCGEDLLNVSVRDALRSFRGADGDVVVLLSGRGEEHRERTEAWLRAHEVPYDELWMRAAGDGRRDDVVKAELFDRHVRHRFAVRVSLDDRDRVVAVWRRMGLPTWQVNYGSF; encoded by the coding sequence GTGCCCGTAGTACACGTCATGACGGGGCTTCCGGCCTCGGGGAAGACGACCGCCGCGCGCAGGATGCAGGCGGAGTCCGAGGGCCGGATGCGTCGTGTCAACCTCGACGATCTGCGGACGATGCTCGACGTCCCGGCGCCCGAGCGCGGCCGGTCGCACGCGCATGAGCAGACCGTGCTGGAGATCCAGGACGCGGCGGTGCGCGCGGCCGTCGACGGCGGTTTCGACGTCGTGGTCGACAACACGCACATGACGCCGCACATACCGAAGCGGCTGAAGGCAGCCGTGGCGGGACAGGCCACCTTCGTCGTGCACGACTTCACCGACGTGCCGGTGGAGGAGTGCATCCGGCGCGACGCCGAGCGGGAGCGCGTGGTCGGCGAGGAGATCATCCGGCTCCTCGCCCACAAGCACGGCGTGGCCAAGCGGGGCGGCTGGCGGCTCACCGCGGAGTGGCTCAACGACGAGCCGTCCGTCGAGCCGTACATCGCGGACCCGGCTCTCCCCTCGGCCGTCATGTGCGACATCGACGGCACGCTCGCCCTGCGGGGCGCCCGGGGCCCGTTCGACTTCACTCGCTGCGGGGAAGACCTGCTCAACGTGTCGGTGCGCGATGCGCTGCGCTCCTTCCGGGGCGCCGACGGCGATGTCGTCGTCCTGCTCTCGGGACGCGGTGAGGAGCACCGCGAGCGGACGGAGGCGTGGCTGCGGGCGCACGAGGTTCCGTACGACGAGCTGTGGATGCGTGCCGCGGGTGACGGCCGCCGCGACGACGTGGTGAAGGCGGAGCTGTTCGACCGGCATGTGCGTCACCGCTTCGCGGTGCGGGTCTCCCTCGACGACCGTGATCGCGTCGTCGCGGTGTGGCGCCGGATGGGCCTGCCGACCTGGCAGGTCAACTACGGCAGCTTCTGA
- a CDS encoding T4 RnlA family RNA ligase yields the protein MSQVNLTLHELLPPQELTAALDAGHVTRKPHPELPLSIYTYTRVCQYERVWNRVTTRCRGLVADDVTGEIVALPLPKFFNVGEHEARQPYAPELPDEPFEVYEKVDGSLAVVFHYAGRWRVASKGSFISTQATWAQRLLDGKDTSGLVPGVTYLAEILYPQNRIVVDYGERRDLVLLAAFAKDGTEVALAEAATHWGDIGSVVTVWPAMPLDELLALADGNRLPGGRAATGTEAEGFVLRFASGVRAKAKLSEYVRLHKVLTGVTERDVWRGHGIQRFAGLPAKQVAQALGCSAEDVTASGGRPLDALLEQVPDEFDAWVRGVIAGIEKQVADREQAIDEAFRSLAPLAGDRGAFARAAGALPDAALRPAMFLRLDGRPTELVTYRSTRPEASDPFKTDEEN from the coding sequence ATGAGCCAGGTCAACCTGACTCTTCATGAGCTGCTGCCGCCGCAGGAGTTGACGGCCGCGCTCGACGCGGGGCACGTCACGCGCAAGCCGCACCCGGAACTGCCGCTGTCCATCTACACGTACACACGGGTGTGCCAGTACGAACGGGTGTGGAACCGGGTGACGACCCGCTGCCGCGGCCTGGTCGCCGACGACGTCACCGGTGAGATCGTGGCGCTGCCGCTGCCCAAGTTCTTCAACGTGGGTGAGCACGAGGCCCGTCAGCCCTACGCGCCCGAGCTGCCGGACGAGCCGTTCGAGGTGTACGAGAAGGTCGACGGCAGTCTGGCGGTGGTCTTCCACTACGCCGGCCGGTGGCGGGTCGCGTCCAAGGGCTCGTTCATCAGCACCCAGGCGACATGGGCGCAGCGGCTGCTCGACGGGAAGGACACCTCCGGTCTGGTCCCCGGGGTGACCTACCTGGCCGAGATCCTGTACCCGCAGAACCGGATCGTCGTCGACTACGGCGAGCGACGTGACCTCGTGCTGCTGGCCGCGTTCGCCAAGGACGGCACGGAAGTCGCCCTGGCCGAGGCCGCGACGCACTGGGGTGACATCGGTTCGGTCGTCACCGTGTGGCCCGCCATGCCGCTCGACGAACTGCTGGCCCTGGCCGACGGCAACCGGCTCCCCGGCGGCCGGGCGGCCACCGGCACCGAGGCCGAGGGGTTCGTGCTGCGCTTCGCCTCCGGTGTCCGGGCCAAGGCCAAGCTGTCCGAGTACGTCCGGCTCCACAAGGTGCTCACCGGTGTGACCGAACGGGACGTCTGGCGCGGTCACGGCATCCAGCGGTTCGCGGGGCTGCCCGCCAAGCAGGTGGCCCAGGCGCTCGGCTGTTCGGCCGAGGACGTCACCGCGTCCGGTGGCCGGCCGCTGGACGCGCTGCTCGAGCAGGTGCCCGACGAGTTCGACGCCTGGGTGCGCGGTGTCATCGCGGGAATCGAGAAGCAGGTGGCCGACCGCGAGCAGGCGATCGACGAGGCGTTCCGGTCCCTCGCCCCGCTCGCCGGCGACCGGGGGGCCTTCGCCCGCGCAGCGGGCGCACTGCCCGACGCGGCGCTGCGCCCGGCGATGTTCCTGCGCCTGGACGGGCGCCCGACGGAGCTTGTGACGTACCGTTCCACCCGGCCGGAGGCGTCCGACCCGTTCAAGACCGACGAGGAGAACTGA
- a CDS encoding NAD(P)-dependent oxidoreductase, translated as MAQNTVEKTPVTILGLGAMGTALARTWLTAGHPLTVWNRTPARTGAFATEGASVADTAAAAVAANTLVVVCLLDDASVDEALAGADLAGRDLVNLTTSTPAQARARAQWARERGARYLDGGIMAVPPMIGVPEAGGYVFYSGSRALFERYRETLAVPVGTAYVGEDAGFAALHDVALLSAMYGMFAGAAHAFALIRKEDVDPAALAPLLSDWLVAMAPAVHQTAEQLRSGDYTKGVVSNLAMQVAGTPTFLSTAEQQGVSPELLTPYFELMRRRLAEGDGEEDLTGVIDLLVRRPAAAVGLPRAVSEAK; from the coding sequence ATGGCACAGAACACCGTGGAGAAGACTCCCGTCACGATACTGGGGCTCGGCGCGATGGGCACCGCGCTGGCTCGCACCTGGCTCACCGCCGGTCACCCGCTCACCGTCTGGAACCGCACCCCGGCCCGCACCGGGGCGTTCGCCACCGAGGGTGCGAGCGTCGCGGACACCGCGGCGGCGGCGGTCGCGGCGAACACCCTGGTCGTCGTCTGTCTGCTGGACGACGCCTCCGTCGACGAGGCGTTGGCCGGCGCCGACCTGGCCGGCCGGGATCTGGTCAACCTGACCACCAGCACCCCCGCCCAGGCCCGCGCACGCGCGCAGTGGGCCCGCGAACGTGGGGCCCGCTACCTGGACGGCGGAATCATGGCCGTCCCTCCGATGATCGGCGTCCCCGAAGCCGGCGGCTACGTCTTCTACAGCGGCTCGCGCGCACTGTTCGAGCGATACCGGGAGACCCTGGCGGTCCCCGTCGGCACCGCGTACGTCGGCGAGGACGCGGGCTTCGCGGCCCTGCACGACGTGGCCCTGCTCAGTGCCATGTACGGGATGTTCGCCGGCGCCGCGCACGCGTTCGCTCTGATCCGCAAGGAGGACGTCGACCCCGCGGCGCTCGCCCCGCTGCTCTCCGACTGGCTCGTGGCGATGGCCCCGGCCGTCCACCAGACCGCCGAGCAGTTGCGGAGCGGCGACTACACGAAGGGCGTCGTCTCGAACCTCGCCATGCAGGTGGCCGGCACGCCGACCTTCCTGAGCACGGCCGAACAGCAGGGCGTCAGCCCTGAACTGCTCACTCCCTACTTCGAGTTGATGCGCCGCCGTCTGGCCGAGGGTGACGGCGAGGAGGATCTGACGGGCGTGATCGATCTGCTGGTGCGCCGACCAGCGGCGGCGGTGGGCCTGCCCCGCGCCGTGTCCGAAGCCAAATGA
- a CDS encoding winged helix-turn-helix transcriptional regulator, with protein sequence MTTLNRPGTPEGHVCGIDTAMEVIGGKWKVLILWALHEHPHRRFGELRRLLPGVTEKVLASHLREMETDGVVHRVSYDEVPPRVEYSLTEDGRRLNDALRPLADWGRERTTP encoded by the coding sequence ATGACGACGCTGAACCGGCCGGGCACACCGGAGGGACACGTCTGCGGGATCGACACCGCGATGGAGGTGATCGGCGGCAAGTGGAAGGTGCTGATCCTCTGGGCGCTCCACGAGCACCCGCACCGTCGCTTCGGCGAGCTACGTCGCCTGCTTCCGGGGGTCACCGAGAAGGTGCTGGCCTCCCACCTGCGTGAGATGGAAACGGACGGTGTCGTGCACCGTGTCTCCTACGACGAGGTGCCGCCCCGCGTCGAGTACTCACTGACCGAGGACGGCAGACGCCTCAACGACGCACTCCGACCGCTGGCCGACTGGGGCCGCGAACGGACGACCCCCTGA
- a CDS encoding beta-galactosidase translates to MAALPARVLFGAAYYHEYTPAYDPQLRPDERLKTDLDLMAEANFTVIRVGESVWSTWEPENGRFDLDWLQPVLDGAHERGISVVLGTPTYAAPLWLARQYPEIAGERRTGERIGFGARQEVDFTHPAFRFHAERVIRKIAARYAGHPAVIGWQVDNEPGLHLLHNHGVFQRFVDHLRTTYADVETLNREWGLVYWSHRLSTWADLWTPDGNEQPQYDVAWRAFQARQVTDFIGWQADLVREYAQPGQFVTTCISYTRQGVDDDEMSDRLDIASGNPYYDMQDGLLLPDPTPDTHEQIWKTTGVWAMYQTADWMFSSRQAPFLVTETNANSIGFPWDNRPGYDGQWRQTAWAHVARGARMIEYWQWQTLRFGAETYWGGVLPHSGQPGRTYAEVTRLGAEFDKAGPLVAGLEPDCDIAMVYSMPSKWLMQKYPPLSNPDGAPDPASYHRVFDPFYRGAFEAGRQVRIVHARQLHDPSGQREGMTPEDAVRRHPVLVAPALYVVDDATVDWLAAYAHAGGHLVLGPRTGYADQEARARLEAAPGRLTEAAGVHYDEFSNLLHDVPVRGVPGGTLDVPSDATATHWAEGLTVTDAEVLASYEHPHFGRWPAVTTRRHGAGRVTCVGTVPGRGLARSLAAWLAPAPRSGWQGLPASVTATTGVSPDGRRVHIVHNWSWEPTSVDAPADLTDVLDDRPAPAGAALRLGPWDVRVLVSDTAGPASGAGAGTGPDN, encoded by the coding sequence ATGGCGGCTCTGCCTGCCCGTGTCCTCTTCGGCGCCGCGTACTACCACGAGTACACGCCCGCCTACGATCCCCAACTGCGGCCCGACGAACGGCTGAAGACCGACCTGGACCTGATGGCCGAGGCGAACTTCACGGTGATCCGGGTGGGCGAGTCGGTCTGGTCGACCTGGGAGCCGGAGAACGGACGCTTCGACCTCGACTGGCTCCAGCCGGTCCTCGACGGCGCCCACGAGCGCGGCATCTCCGTCGTCCTCGGCACGCCGACCTACGCCGCGCCGCTGTGGCTGGCCCGCCAGTACCCGGAGATCGCCGGCGAGCGGCGCACCGGCGAGCGCATCGGGTTCGGCGCCCGCCAGGAGGTCGACTTCACCCACCCGGCGTTCCGCTTCCACGCCGAACGGGTCATCCGGAAGATCGCCGCCCGCTACGCCGGCCACCCCGCGGTCATCGGGTGGCAGGTGGACAACGAGCCGGGGCTGCACCTCCTCCACAACCACGGCGTCTTCCAGCGTTTCGTCGACCACCTGCGCACCACGTACGCAGACGTGGAGACCCTCAACCGCGAGTGGGGCCTGGTCTACTGGTCGCACCGACTGTCCACCTGGGCGGACCTGTGGACGCCCGACGGCAACGAGCAGCCCCAGTACGACGTCGCGTGGCGCGCGTTCCAGGCCCGTCAGGTCACCGACTTCATCGGCTGGCAGGCCGACCTCGTCCGGGAGTACGCGCAACCGGGGCAGTTCGTCACCACCTGCATCTCCTACACCCGTCAGGGGGTGGACGACGACGAGATGAGCGACCGTCTCGACATCGCCTCCGGCAACCCGTACTACGACATGCAGGACGGCCTGCTGCTGCCCGATCCGACACCGGACACGCACGAGCAGATCTGGAAGACCACCGGCGTGTGGGCGATGTACCAGACGGCCGACTGGATGTTCTCCTCCCGCCAGGCGCCGTTCCTGGTCACCGAGACCAACGCGAACTCCATCGGCTTCCCCTGGGACAACCGCCCCGGCTACGACGGCCAGTGGCGTCAGACCGCGTGGGCGCACGTCGCCCGCGGCGCCCGGATGATCGAGTACTGGCAGTGGCAGACGCTGCGCTTCGGCGCGGAGACCTACTGGGGCGGCGTCCTCCCGCACAGCGGACAGCCGGGCCGCACGTACGCCGAAGTGACCCGTCTGGGAGCGGAGTTCGACAAGGCCGGACCGCTCGTCGCCGGTCTCGAACCGGACTGCGACATCGCCATGGTCTACTCGATGCCGAGCAAGTGGCTGATGCAGAAGTACCCGCCGCTGTCGAATCCGGACGGCGCGCCGGACCCCGCCTCCTACCACCGTGTCTTCGACCCGTTCTACCGCGGCGCCTTCGAGGCGGGCCGTCAGGTGCGGATCGTCCACGCGCGGCAGTTGCACGACCCCAGCGGGCAGCGGGAGGGGATGACACCCGAGGACGCCGTGCGGCGCCATCCGGTGCTCGTCGCGCCCGCCCTGTACGTCGTCGACGACGCCACGGTCGACTGGCTCGCGGCCTACGCCCACGCGGGCGGTCACCTCGTACTCGGCCCGCGCACCGGCTACGCCGACCAGGAGGCCCGCGCCCGCCTCGAAGCGGCCCCCGGACGCCTCACGGAGGCGGCGGGCGTCCACTACGACGAGTTCAGCAACCTCCTGCACGACGTGCCGGTCCGCGGCGTACCCGGCGGCACGCTCGACGTGCCCTCCGACGCGACGGCGACCCACTGGGCCGAAGGGCTCACCGTCACCGACGCCGAGGTCCTGGCCTCCTACGAGCACCCGCACTTCGGACGCTGGCCGGCCGTCACCACCCGCCGGCACGGTGCGGGCCGGGTGACCTGCGTGGGCACGGTTCCCGGCCGTGGTCTCGCCCGGAGCCTGGCCGCCTGGCTGGCTCCGGCCCCCCGCAGCGGGTGGCAGGGGCTCCCCGCCTCCGTGACCGCGACGACCGGCGTCTCGCCCGACGGACGCCGCGTGCACATCGTGCACAACTGGAGCTGGGAGCCCACGAGCGTGGACGCTCCGGCCGACCTGACCGACGTCCTCGACGACCGGCCCGCGCCGGCGGGCGCCGCGCTGCGCCTGGGCCCGTGGGACGTGCGCGTGCTCGTCTCCGACACCGCCGGCCCTGCCTCCGGCGCGGGCGCCGGCACCGGCCCGGACAACTGA
- a CDS encoding carbohydrate ABC transporter permease: MTALTPEATVAPAVEPTADEQGRKRHRQSARRRSTPLTIAMLAALAYFLLPLLWLLIASTKSTQDLFNSFGLWFSHAPQLLTNIEDTFTQDDGVFVRWLLNTVVYAGVSAVGAALLAAAGGYGFSKFRFRGDRTAFSLVLGAVMVPTTALAIPTYLLFAKAGLVNTPWAIILPSLVNPFGLYLMRVYAEDAVPDSILEAARIDGAGEARIFFRIVLRLLSPGLVTVLLFTLVATWNNYFLPLIMLNDPDLYPVTVGLSSWAAQAQNGGAGASSDMFALVVTGSLISIVPLVVAFLMLQRYWQSGLASGGVKQ, from the coding sequence GTGACCGCCCTCACCCCCGAGGCCACCGTCGCACCGGCCGTCGAGCCCACCGCCGACGAGCAGGGCCGCAAGCGGCATCGGCAGTCGGCCCGCCGCCGCAGCACCCCGCTGACCATCGCGATGCTGGCCGCCCTCGCCTACTTCCTCCTCCCGCTGCTCTGGCTGCTGATCGCCTCGACCAAGAGCACGCAGGACCTGTTCAACAGCTTCGGCCTGTGGTTCTCGCACGCTCCGCAGCTGCTGACGAACATCGAGGACACCTTCACCCAGGACGACGGCGTCTTCGTTCGCTGGCTGCTCAACACGGTCGTGTACGCGGGCGTCAGCGCCGTCGGTGCCGCACTCCTCGCCGCCGCCGGCGGGTACGGCTTCTCCAAGTTCCGCTTCCGCGGCGACCGCACCGCCTTCAGCCTGGTGCTCGGGGCCGTCATGGTGCCGACCACCGCCCTGGCGATCCCGACCTACCTGCTCTTCGCGAAGGCGGGCCTGGTCAACACCCCGTGGGCGATCATCCTGCCCTCCCTCGTCAACCCGTTCGGCCTCTACCTGATGCGCGTGTACGCCGAGGACGCCGTCCCCGACAGCATCCTGGAGGCCGCCCGGATCGACGGCGCCGGCGAGGCCCGGATCTTCTTCCGCATCGTCCTGCGGCTGCTGAGCCCCGGCCTGGTGACCGTCCTGCTGTTCACGCTGGTCGCGACCTGGAACAACTACTTCCTGCCGCTGATCATGCTGAACGACCCTGATCTGTACCCGGTCACCGTGGGCCTCTCCTCGTGGGCGGCCCAGGCGCAGAACGGCGGAGCGGGCGCCAGCAGCGACATGTTCGCGCTGGTCGTGACCGGTTCCCTCATCTCGATCGTCCCGCTCGTCGTGGCGTTCCTGATGCTGCAGCGGTACTGGCAGAGCGGACTGGCCTCCGGCGGCGTCAAGCAGTGA